The Nitrosomonas sp. sh817 genome includes a window with the following:
- the tolB gene encoding Tol-Pal system beta propeller repeat protein TolB, translated as MSNYRFKSHRGIWIVLFWLFSLPSFAQLNIEIFGGGASRIPVAIVPFADENALPQNLTPVISADLQRTGLFRLIDPAGSSPHAPVEVVYSDWAERGANALVIGRVTQLSSGQVEIQFRVMDVAKKAQLTGLALTVPATQLRAAAHRIADVIYEALTGDVGVFSTRIAYVLKRGERYALQVADSDGYNAQSIIEYTEPIISPAWSPDGSQLAYVSFENKKPVVYVQTLATRERRAVASFKGSNSAPAWSPDGKRLAVVLTNQGGSQIFLVNVDGSGLQRLSRSSGIDTEPNFSPDGRYILFTSDRGGSPQIYRMAVTGSESSNAERMTFEGSYNVSPDYSQDGKSFTFIHRHNNQFNVAVQEIGSRQVQILTNSRFDESPSFAPNGKMILYATEINGHGILSAVSRDGQTRQHLTVQTGDIREPAWGPLPKWK; from the coding sequence ATGTCAAACTATCGTTTCAAATCACATCGCGGCATCTGGATTGTTTTATTCTGGTTATTTTCGCTGCCGTCCTTTGCACAACTGAACATCGAGATTTTCGGCGGCGGGGCTTCGCGGATTCCGGTCGCGATTGTGCCTTTTGCCGATGAAAACGCGCTGCCGCAAAACCTTACGCCGGTGATTAGCGCCGATTTGCAACGCACCGGGTTGTTCCGGTTGATCGATCCGGCTGGATCGTCGCCCCATGCGCCGGTCGAAGTGGTTTATTCGGATTGGGCCGAACGCGGCGCCAATGCGCTGGTTATCGGACGGGTGACGCAGTTGTCTTCCGGGCAAGTGGAGATTCAGTTTCGCGTGATGGATGTCGCCAAGAAAGCGCAGTTGACGGGATTGGCGCTTACCGTTCCGGCTACGCAATTGCGCGCGGCGGCGCATCGTATCGCGGATGTCATTTATGAAGCGCTAACCGGTGATGTCGGAGTGTTCAGCACCCGCATCGCCTATGTATTGAAGCGCGGCGAAAGATATGCACTGCAGGTTGCCGATTCGGATGGTTATAACGCGCAATCGATTATCGAATATACCGAGCCCATCATTTCCCCGGCCTGGTCGCCGGACGGTAGTCAACTGGCGTACGTTTCCTTTGAGAACAAAAAGCCGGTCGTTTATGTACAAACACTGGCGACGCGCGAGCGCAGAGCGGTGGCCAGCTTTAAAGGTAGTAACAGCGCTCCGGCGTGGTCGCCGGACGGAAAACGACTGGCCGTGGTGCTGACCAATCAAGGCGGCTCGCAAATTTTTCTGGTGAACGTGGACGGCAGCGGGTTGCAGCGGTTGAGCAGAAGTTCGGGAATCGATACCGAGCCGAATTTCTCGCCGGATGGACGGTACATTTTATTCACATCCGATCGCGGCGGCAGTCCGCAAATTTACCGCATGGCGGTAACGGGATCGGAATCCAGTAATGCCGAGCGGATGACTTTTGAGGGCAGTTACAATGTCAGCCCAGACTATAGCCAGGATGGCAAGAGCTTTACGTTTATTCACCGGCATAATAACCAATTCAATGTGGCGGTACAGGAGATTGGTTCCCGTCAAGTGCAGATACTGACCAATTCCCGGTTTGATGAATCGCCCAGCTTCGCGCCGAACGGCAAGATGATTCTGTATGCGACCGAGATAAACGGGCATGGTATATTATCGGCGGTTTCCAGAGACGGGCAAACCAGGCAGCATCTCACTGTTCAAACGGGCGATATCCGCGAACCGGCTTGGGGTCCTCTACCGAAGTGGAAGTAG
- the pal gene encoding peptidoglycan-associated lipoprotein Pal, whose translation MKKILGITLIVLLAGCASQTTQPDEELNADSGYSDGMSGSDLMGSGSGRPGYFSQLNDPNSILYQRSVYYDYDSYTVKSEYRELVLSHARFLRDNPDASVILQGNTDDRGSREYNLALGQRRADSVRNMMTLAGARDSQIEAVSLGEEKPRALGHGESAWSQNRRTDILYRGE comes from the coding sequence ATGAAAAAAATATTGGGAATTACACTGATTGTGCTGTTAGCAGGCTGTGCCAGCCAAACAACACAGCCGGATGAAGAATTAAACGCGGACTCCGGGTATAGTGACGGGATGAGCGGTAGCGATTTGATGGGATCCGGATCCGGTAGACCCGGCTATTTCAGCCAGCTGAATGATCCCAATAGTATTTTGTATCAACGCAGTGTTTATTATGACTATGACAGCTATACCGTCAAAAGCGAATATCGCGAACTGGTGCTGTCGCACGCCAGATTCCTGCGCGACAATCCCGACGCCAGCGTCATCCTGCAAGGCAACACTGATGATCGCGGCAGCCGTGAATACAACCTGGCATTGGGTCAGCGCCGCGCCGATAGCGTAAGAAACATGATGACATTGGCGGGCGCCAGAGATTCTCAGATCGAAGCCGTCAGCCTCGGCGAAGAAAAACCGCGTGCTTTGGGTCATGGTGAATCAGCTTGGAGTCAGAACCGCCGCACCGATATTCTGTATCGGGGTGAATAA
- the ybgF gene encoding tol-pal system protein YbgF translates to MLIRAFLLVLLLSSHAAYASLFGDNEAREQINALRKQVSEMEARIAKMEQALNSQALLELYAQVETLNQELGKLNGQVEMLSNDNALLQKRQRDFYIDLDNRLRQIEQPSGKPRSSLPDQPGMHNESHAAVAPSIQEPVAAPAASAATAEPAHEEIESSAAAGSASVPAKALMPAGPAENGAYQAAYDRFKGGDYVDAIAQFENFLQSYPQSNLAPAAAYWIGNAHYALRDYQLAIAAQQKLIAQYPDSNKVPDALLNIATSQNQMGDSKASRQTLENILAKYPNSEAGKKAKQRLANLK, encoded by the coding sequence ATGCTGATACGCGCTTTCCTTCTTGTATTGCTGCTGAGCAGCCATGCTGCTTATGCATCGCTGTTCGGCGACAACGAAGCGCGCGAACAGATCAATGCGCTGCGCAAACAAGTCAGTGAAATGGAAGCGCGTATTGCCAAGATGGAGCAGGCACTCAACAGCCAAGCTTTACTTGAACTGTACGCGCAAGTTGAAACGCTCAATCAGGAACTGGGGAAACTCAACGGCCAGGTCGAAATGCTCAGTAATGACAATGCGTTGCTGCAAAAACGCCAGCGCGATTTTTATATCGATCTGGACAACCGGCTGCGCCAGATTGAGCAGCCGTCCGGGAAACCGCGCTCTTCGTTACCGGATCAGCCGGGAATGCATAACGAAAGCCATGCTGCGGTTGCACCTTCGATTCAGGAACCAGTAGCGGCACCCGCTGCAAGTGCCGCTACTGCTGAACCGGCGCACGAGGAAATCGAATCATCAGCGGCTGCCGGTTCGGCGAGTGTTCCGGCGAAAGCGCTAATGCCTGCGGGTCCTGCGGAGAATGGTGCTTATCAGGCTGCTTATGACCGCTTCAAAGGCGGTGACTATGTGGATGCCATCGCGCAATTCGAAAACTTTCTGCAGAGTTACCCGCAATCAAATTTGGCGCCAGCCGCTGCCTATTGGATCGGTAACGCCCACTACGCGTTGCGCGATTATCAGCTTGCGATTGCGGCGCAACAGAAACTGATTGCCCAGTATCCGGATAGCAACAAAGTGCCGGATGCCCTGCTGAATATTGCCACCAGTCAAAACCAAATGGGTGATAGCAAGGCAAGCCGGCAAACTCTGGAAAATATCCTGGCAAAATACCCTAATAGCGAAGCCGGAAAAAAAGCCAAACAACGCCTGGCCAACCTCAAGTAA
- the queE gene encoding 7-carboxy-7-deazaguanine synthase QueE produces the protein MQALETATLRITEIFFSLQGETSRVGLPTVFVRLTGCPLRCGYCDTAYAFSGGETMTVSAILQQVARYNTRYVTVTGGEPLAQKACLTLLATLCDAHYSVSLETSGALDLSQVDARVSKIMDIKTPGSGEVSKNNWRNLDCLTQHDEIKFVICDESDYRWACEIIQNKQLPQKCPILFSPVHGSLSPATLADWILRDQLPVRMQLQLHKLLWGEGPGR, from the coding sequence ATGCAAGCGTTAGAAACCGCAACCTTGCGCATCACCGAGATTTTCTTTTCGTTGCAAGGCGAAACCAGCCGGGTAGGGTTGCCGACGGTATTTGTCCGCCTCACCGGCTGCCCGCTGCGTTGCGGTTACTGCGATACCGCGTATGCTTTTAGCGGCGGTGAAACGATGACGGTCAGCGCGATCTTGCAACAAGTTGCGCGTTACAACACCCGCTACGTCACCGTGACCGGCGGCGAGCCTTTGGCGCAAAAAGCCTGTTTAACTTTACTGGCAACTCTTTGTGATGCGCACTATTCGGTATCGCTCGAAACCAGCGGCGCGCTGGATTTATCCCAAGTAGACGCGAGGGTATCGAAGATCATGGATATCAAAACACCCGGCTCGGGCGAAGTTTCCAAAAATAATTGGCGCAATCTCGACTGCTTGACGCAGCACGATGAAATCAAATTCGTGATTTGCGATGAAAGCGACTATCGCTGGGCTTGTGAAATCATTCAGAACAAGCAATTACCGCAAAAATGCCCGATCCTGTTTTCACCGGTTCACGGCAGTCTGAGTCCCGCAACACTGGCGGACTGGATTTTGCGCGATCAATTGCCGGTGCGGATGCAATTGCAATTGCACAAACTGCTATGGGGCGAGGGGCCGGGACGATGA
- the queC gene encoding 7-cyano-7-deazaguanine synthase QueC → MKKAVVLLSGGLDSATVLAIARDQGYQCYALSVDYGQRHRSELAAAQKVAQSLGAHRHQIIKLDLTAFGGSALTDQAIEIPIAGEKTEIPITYVPARNTIMLSLSLAWAETLESQDIFAGVNAVDYSGYPDCRPEYIQAFEQMANLATKAGIEGKKLTIHTPLMHLSKKDIIQTGLALGVDYSLTVSCYQANEAGRACGVCDSCRIRKAGFAAMGKIDPVSYFA, encoded by the coding sequence ATGAAGAAAGCCGTAGTGTTGCTCTCCGGCGGACTGGATTCCGCAACAGTTCTGGCGATTGCGCGCGACCAAGGTTATCAATGTTATGCATTGAGCGTCGATTACGGGCAGCGGCACCGGTCGGAACTGGCGGCTGCGCAAAAGGTTGCGCAATCGCTCGGCGCTCACCGGCATCAAATCATCAAACTCGACTTGACCGCATTCGGCGGGTCGGCGCTGACCGATCAAGCAATTGAAATCCCAATAGCCGGAGAGAAAACAGAAATTCCAATAACTTACGTGCCTGCAAGGAATACGATCATGCTGTCGCTGTCGCTGGCGTGGGCGGAAACGCTGGAAAGCCAGGATATTTTTGCCGGGGTGAATGCGGTTGACTATTCCGGCTATCCCGACTGCCGTCCGGAATATATTCAAGCATTCGAACAGATGGCGAATCTGGCGACTAAAGCGGGGATTGAAGGCAAGAAGCTAACGATTCACACGCCGCTGATGCATTTATCCAAAAAAGACATCATTCAAACCGGGTTGGCTTTGGGTGTCGATTACAGTTTGACCGTGTCGTGCTATCAAGCGAATGAAGCGGGACGTGCGTGCGGTGTGTGCGATTCCTGCCGGATTCGTAAGGCGGGATTTGCCGCGATGGGAAAGATAGATCCTGTAAGCTATTTTGCTTAA
- a CDS encoding choice-of-anchor tandem repeat NxxGxxAF-containing protein: MNLKYFFGTLLFLSLISFAMQLGAAIHLIAGLGRPAAGFPERYVYISLYNHEISPSGHIAFTGVAAFDQESSSGVSDETNAIWTGLPGQLRLVIKQNDSIAGFPAHVLFGDFYHQSWLKLTHSGSVGFLASFKISDTEYAKGLVEHVDGKNYGVMKTGDPAPGLSDGETIGDIVDFAFSDAGMVIVAKVAPTGDHKIWFKNNLGLQPIPSPVAGCIYDRVEMNHVSINQSGEFVFLAELYAEDGICPIRFGLFKGRDGVIKTLLAENDPVPGMPGIHFSGFGNPTINDHGSVFFSASMSDNSQSKDGVWVMDDLHRVNPLVFGGEILADKRSDAIVGLSDMTGYDFSNNNLAIVPIASTSGGSALLTGKPRETLPFTSLGDTEISQLGVIAFENEQPPGFGSDWIFNGVFSTLEINQNGQYFFSGIAETVSGGGEVPAIWRGEPDGRTRLVAQEGMKVTVNGEEQTLERIITGGFPTGLSSKRNWLSDNGDIIFLGSLHRRRSDDIFLITDDSKEQKIFNLAEQLFPQYFSPPNVDDQLLEGFVYRHYPDTKTYIGIKNGEVFVLGDVFGPGPQRIDTIENTLRFLEGKATGL, translated from the coding sequence ATGAATTTGAAGTATTTCTTCGGGACATTGCTGTTTTTATCGCTTATCTCATTTGCTATGCAATTAGGGGCAGCTATTCATTTGATTGCTGGGCTGGGTCGCCCCGCAGCGGGGTTTCCAGAAAGATATGTATATATAAGTTTGTATAATCATGAAATTAGCCCTTCTGGACATATCGCTTTTACGGGGGTTGCAGCATTTGATCAGGAAAGTAGTAGTGGAGTAAGTGATGAAACAAATGCGATCTGGACAGGATTGCCGGGACAATTGCGCTTGGTTATTAAGCAAAATGATTCAATTGCTGGTTTTCCTGCGCATGTACTTTTTGGAGATTTCTATCATCAGTCTTGGCTTAAATTAACTCATTCAGGATCAGTAGGCTTTTTGGCAAGCTTTAAGATAAGCGATACTGAATATGCAAAAGGTTTAGTTGAGCATGTTGATGGAAAAAATTATGGGGTAATGAAAACGGGTGATCCGGCTCCAGGACTTTCTGACGGAGAAACTATTGGAGACATAGTTGATTTTGCATTTTCGGATGCAGGGATGGTAATAGTTGCTAAAGTTGCGCCTACAGGTGATCATAAAATTTGGTTTAAGAATAATCTGGGTTTGCAGCCGATTCCTTCGCCGGTGGCAGGTTGTATTTATGACCGAGTGGAAATGAACCATGTGTCTATAAATCAATCGGGCGAATTTGTTTTCTTAGCTGAGCTATATGCGGAAGATGGGATTTGTCCGATTCGATTTGGTCTTTTTAAAGGGCGTGATGGCGTGATAAAAACCTTATTGGCAGAAAATGATCCTGTTCCCGGAATGCCGGGCATCCATTTTTCCGGTTTTGGAAACCCGACTATTAATGATCACGGTAGCGTGTTTTTTTCTGCAAGTATGTCGGATAATTCCCAGAGTAAAGATGGTGTTTGGGTCATGGATGACTTGCATCGGGTTAATCCACTCGTATTTGGTGGTGAAATATTAGCGGATAAACGAAGTGATGCTATTGTGGGATTATCTGATATGACAGGCTACGATTTCTCAAACAACAACTTAGCCATTGTACCTATCGCTAGTACAAGTGGCGGATCTGCATTATTGACTGGAAAACCCAGAGAAACTTTGCCTTTTACAAGTCTTGGCGATACAGAGATTTCCCAGCTTGGGGTTATTGCTTTCGAAAACGAACAACCGCCTGGTTTCGGATCCGATTGGATATTCAATGGAGTATTTTCAACTTTGGAAATCAATCAGAACGGACAATATTTCTTTTCTGGAATTGCGGAGACGGTATCGGGCGGAGGAGAAGTTCCTGCAATATGGCGCGGTGAACCGGACGGGCGGACTAGATTGGTGGCTCAAGAAGGAATGAAAGTAACTGTAAATGGGGAAGAGCAGACATTAGAACGAATTATCACTGGTGGATTTCCAACCGGGCTGAGTTCTAAACGTAATTGGCTAAGTGATAATGGCGATATCATTTTTTTAGGATCACTTCACCGCCGCCGCAGTGATGATATTTTCCTGATTACCGACGATAGCAAAGAGCAAAAAATATTCAATTTGGCCGAGCAATTATTTCCACAATATTTTTCGCCTCCCAACGTGGACGATCAATTGCTAGAAGGATTCGTCTATCGTCATTATCCAGACACTAAAACTTATATCGGTATCAAGAATGGGGAAGTATTTGTGTTAGGGGATGTGTTTGGTCCCGGTCCGCAGCGCATCGATACTATTGAAAATACGCTTCGATTTCTGGAGGGAAAAGCAACTGGTTTGTAA
- a CDS encoding IS30 family transposase — MKHYKQLTSEQRYQISGLKKAGLNQSRIADAVGVSKSTISREFRRNKGRRDWYPKQAQELRNECRKQCANAQRLSMSDWTEVERLVRLDMSPEQVSRRLALESVLQISHETIYLHIYADKRRGGDLWRHLRCQKPRRKRYASGQERRGTIKNRIGIDERPGIVDQKNRIGDWEGDTVIGKNHQGALVTLAERKSRYILAAQVPGKHASGVTAAVTRLLRPHKRKCHTMTFDNGKEFAEHETIAAKLNVDIYFAHPYHSWERGLNENSNGLLRQYFPKGMELIKVTQEQVQWAVDRLNHRPRKVLGFRTPFEVFFGKTVRYTKPPLGVALRS, encoded by the coding sequence ATGAAGCACTACAAGCAGCTCACCAGCGAGCAACGATACCAGATTTCCGGCTTGAAGAAGGCGGGTTTGAACCAATCGCGAATAGCGGATGCAGTGGGCGTGAGCAAGTCGACGATTTCGCGGGAATTCAGGCGGAACAAGGGTCGGCGTGACTGGTATCCCAAGCAGGCGCAGGAATTACGGAACGAGTGCCGAAAACAATGCGCCAACGCCCAGCGTTTATCAATGTCGGACTGGACGGAAGTTGAGCGATTGGTTCGGCTGGACATGAGTCCGGAGCAAGTGTCCCGTCGACTTGCTTTGGAAAGTGTGTTGCAGATCAGTCACGAGACGATCTACTTGCACATATATGCAGACAAGCGTCGAGGTGGCGACCTGTGGCGGCATTTGCGTTGCCAGAAGCCCCGCAGGAAGCGTTATGCGAGCGGTCAAGAGCGCCGGGGCACGATCAAGAACCGGATCGGCATTGATGAGCGTCCGGGGATCGTGGATCAGAAGAACCGCATAGGCGACTGGGAGGGCGACACCGTAATCGGCAAGAACCATCAAGGCGCATTGGTTACGCTGGCCGAGAGGAAGTCGCGCTACATTCTGGCAGCCCAAGTGCCCGGCAAACATGCATCGGGCGTAACGGCGGCGGTAACGCGATTGCTGCGCCCCCATAAACGCAAGTGCCACACCATGACATTCGACAACGGGAAAGAATTTGCGGAGCATGAAACCATTGCTGCGAAACTCAATGTGGATATCTACTTCGCTCATCCTTATCATTCATGGGAGCGCGGCTTGAACGAGAACAGCAATGGGCTGCTGCGGCAGTATTTCCCCAAGGGAATGGAATTGATTAAGGTGACCCAGGAACAAGTACAATGGGCGGTGGATAGACTCAACCATCGACCGCGCAAGGTGCTTGGATTCAGAACCCCGTTTGAGGTGTTCTTCGGAAAGACGGTGCGCTATACCAAGCCACCGTTAGGTGTTGCACTTCGAAGTTGA
- a CDS encoding complement resistance protein TraT, which translates to MRYVSNKSVWALTGTLIVSLILSGCAAVHTSIAKKDLDVQTKMSDTIFLDPVEPDQRTIYINVRNTSDKTNFDITATVARALEARGYRILNNPKEAHYWLQVNVLSVDKASPTAAEAALRAGYGGMGSAALGAAVGTATGAAIDGWSGAGIGGLAGAAAFGLASTLADAAVKDVTFMAITDVEIAERVEDGVIVREDRQQDAKQGIGGARRQSSTKVSEMNKYRTRVVSTANKANLQYEEAAPELTNGLARSISGLF; encoded by the coding sequence ATGCGGTACGTCAGCAACAAGAGTGTTTGGGCACTTACAGGAACTTTGATTGTTTCCTTGATCTTGAGTGGCTGCGCGGCGGTTCATACGTCGATTGCCAAAAAAGATTTGGACGTGCAAACCAAAATGAGCGATACCATTTTCCTGGATCCCGTTGAGCCGGATCAGCGAACGATTTATATCAACGTTCGCAACACCTCCGATAAAACCAACTTCGATATCACCGCGACCGTTGCCAGAGCGCTGGAAGCGCGCGGTTACCGCATTCTCAACAATCCGAAAGAGGCGCATTATTGGTTACAAGTCAATGTGCTGAGCGTCGACAAAGCCAGTCCGACCGCTGCTGAAGCTGCATTGCGAGCTGGTTATGGCGGCATGGGCAGTGCCGCGCTGGGTGCCGCGGTGGGCACCGCGACCGGTGCTGCGATCGATGGCTGGAGTGGCGCCGGAATCGGCGGATTGGCCGGTGCTGCGGCATTCGGTTTGGCCAGTACACTCGCCGATGCTGCAGTGAAGGATGTGACATTCATGGCCATTACCGATGTTGAAATTGCTGAGCGGGTCGAGGATGGCGTAATTGTGCGTGAAGACCGGCAGCAAGACGCGAAGCAAGGTATCGGCGGCGCCAGACGGCAATCGTCGACCAAAGTCAGCGAAATGAATAAATACCGAACCCGTGTCGTCAGCACTGCCAACAAAGCTAATTTGCAGTACGAGGAGGCGGCACCTGAACTGACCAACGGCTTGGCGCGCTCGATTTCCGGATTGTTCTAG
- a CDS encoding dihydroneopterin aldolase: MDIIFLHDFKAKTLIGVYPWERIVPQTIRIDLEIALPTSRACQTDNIDDALDYALIVGRINEILTNQHFSLLEALAEHIAHTILTEFHSPWVKVSVAKLGILRGVKRLGVRIERSSINKQ, translated from the coding sequence ATGGATATTATTTTTCTGCACGACTTCAAAGCCAAAACGCTGATCGGCGTGTACCCGTGGGAGCGCATCGTGCCGCAAACCATCCGCATCGACCTGGAAATCGCTTTACCGACCAGCCGCGCCTGCCAGACCGACAACATCGACGACGCACTTGATTATGCATTGATCGTCGGCCGCATCAACGAGATTCTGACGAACCAGCATTTTTCCTTATTGGAAGCGCTGGCCGAACACATCGCACACACCATTTTGACCGAGTTTCATTCGCCGTGGGTCAAAGTCAGCGTCGCCAAGCTTGGCATCCTCCGTGGCGTCAAACGGCTCGGCGTGCGCATCGAACGTAGCAGCATAAACAAACAATAG
- the plsY gene encoding glycerol-3-phosphate 1-O-acyltransferase PlsY, whose protein sequence is MTLLLFAGLAYLLGSVPFAMISSWVFQLPDPRTYGSKNPGATNVLRSGKKAAAVLTLLGDAGKGWLAVFLAQSYAPQWGLGEEAVAIAALAVFLGHVFSVFLRFQGGKGVATAVGVLLGLNLWLGLLAMVTWLLVAFVWRISSLSALVAAALTPLYSIGLLGFEVNTLAVSAMSLLLIWRHQSNIVNLLTGKEGRIGEKKSPE, encoded by the coding sequence ATGACATTGCTGCTGTTTGCTGGGTTGGCTTATTTGCTCGGTTCCGTACCGTTTGCGATGATTTCAAGCTGGGTGTTTCAACTGCCCGATCCGCGCACGTATGGTTCGAAAAATCCCGGTGCGACCAACGTATTGCGCAGCGGCAAAAAAGCCGCGGCGGTGCTGACGTTGCTTGGCGATGCCGGGAAAGGCTGGCTGGCGGTGTTTCTGGCGCAATCTTACGCGCCGCAGTGGGGGTTGGGCGAGGAAGCGGTTGCCATAGCAGCGCTGGCGGTGTTTCTCGGTCATGTGTTCTCGGTATTTTTACGCTTTCAAGGCGGCAAAGGCGTTGCGACCGCGGTCGGCGTGCTGCTTGGGTTGAATCTGTGGCTCGGGCTGTTGGCGATGGTAACTTGGCTGCTGGTGGCATTCGTCTGGCGCATTTCGTCGCTGTCGGCGCTGGTTGCGGCAGCGCTCACGCCGTTGTACAGCATCGGCTTGCTCGGTTTTGAAGTCAACACCCTGGCGGTTTCGGCGATGTCGTTGCTGCTGATCTGGCGCCATCAATCGAACATCGTCAATCTGCTGACGGGCAAGGAAGGGCGCATCGGCGAGAAAAAATCCCCGGAATAA
- the tsaD gene encoding tRNA (adenosine(37)-N6)-threonylcarbamoyltransferase complex transferase subunit TsaD: MLVLGIETSCDETGIALYDTERGLLSHTLYSQVAMHREYGGVVPELASRDHIRRVLPLITQALAAANCELRQVDAIAYTQGPGLAGALLVGASISAAMSFALNIPALGIHHLEGHLLSPLLSTPAPVFPFIALLVSGGHTQLMQVDAVGHYRLLGETVDDAAGEAFDKTAKLLGLGYPGGAALSQLARQGRPGQFKLPRPMINSGDLNFSFSGLKTAVLTLLNKQAIDDQIRADIALAFQDAVVEVLTGKSLAALTQSGLKQLVVAGGVGANEQLRRNLSRKASAQGTTVFYPELEFCTDNGAMIAFAGAMRLQAMPESARQPARGFNVRARWNLEMLETPKPD, encoded by the coding sequence ATGCTAGTACTAGGCATCGAAACTTCCTGCGATGAAACCGGTATCGCGCTGTACGACACTGAACGCGGACTGCTCAGCCATACGCTCTATTCGCAAGTGGCGATGCACCGAGAATACGGCGGCGTAGTGCCGGAGCTGGCGTCGCGCGACCATATCCGCCGCGTGCTGCCGCTGATCACGCAAGCGCTGGCTGCCGCCAATTGCGAATTGCGCCAGGTCGACGCCATCGCCTATACGCAAGGCCCGGGGCTGGCCGGCGCATTGCTGGTCGGCGCCAGCATCAGCGCCGCAATGAGTTTTGCATTAAACATTCCGGCGCTCGGCATCCATCATTTGGAAGGTCATTTGCTGTCGCCGCTGCTGTCGACTCCGGCGCCGGTTTTTCCATTCATCGCGCTGCTGGTGTCCGGCGGCCATACGCAATTGATGCAAGTCGATGCTGTCGGCCACTATCGATTGCTCGGTGAAACGGTAGACGATGCCGCCGGTGAAGCCTTCGACAAAACCGCCAAATTATTGGGACTCGGTTACCCTGGTGGCGCGGCGTTATCGCAGCTCGCCCGGCAAGGCCGCCCGGGGCAATTCAAACTGCCGCGACCGATGATCAACAGCGGTGATCTGAATTTCAGTTTCAGCGGACTGAAAACCGCGGTGCTGACCTTGCTCAACAAGCAGGCAATCGACGATCAAATCCGCGCCGACATCGCGCTGGCGTTCCAAGACGCGGTGGTGGAAGTGTTAACCGGAAAATCGCTGGCAGCGTTGACGCAAAGCGGACTGAAACAATTAGTGGTGGCAGGCGGCGTCGGTGCGAACGAACAATTGCGCCGGAATCTGAGCCGGAAAGCCTCAGCCCAAGGCACCACGGTATTTTATCCGGAGCTGGAATTCTGCACCGACAACGGCGCCATGATCGCCTTCGCCGGCGCCATGCGGCTGCAAGCAATGCCGGAATCCGCTCGGCAACCGGCGCGAGGCTTCAATGTACGTGCGCGCTGGAATTTGGAGATGCTCGAAACACCGAAACCTGATTGA
- a CDS encoding DUF3460 family protein — protein MDYSYESDHTKFMREFLEKNPHVQEKRIEARSRWWDREQNREEKKRFEESAEPMKPYVYFGGWGNTD, from the coding sequence ATGGATTACAGTTACGAATCGGATCACACCAAATTCATGCGGGAATTTTTGGAAAAAAATCCGCATGTTCAAGAAAAACGCATAGAAGCGCGCAGCCGCTGGTGGGATCGAGAGCAGAATCGAGAAGAAAAAAAGCGCTTCGAAGAATCGGCCGAGCCGATGAAACCGTATGTATATTTTGGCGGTTGGGGAAACACTGATTAA